The following are encoded in a window of Neomicrococcus lactis genomic DNA:
- a CDS encoding DUF3710 domain-containing protein has product MFGRKKNAAAAVAPETEIEAETVESAEAEEARPTKKSGPTTGPYDVADRPKTDDYVDLGSLLVKPVEGVNLRLELEEATQRVIAVGLQDEQSSVQLQAFSASKSDGLWDGISAQIEESVTQQGGIVDRVDGRFGEEVLARVPATGADGTKGHMVARFIGIDGPRWFLRGVIGGEAALNKQLAQKIEDCISEIIVVRGSNPMPPAELLPLNMPAEVVEAAAEQSNASELRSAPERGPEITEIR; this is encoded by the coding sequence ATGTTTGGTCGCAAGAAGAACGCAGCCGCAGCGGTAGCTCCTGAAACCGAAATCGAGGCCGAGACGGTTGAGTCGGCCGAGGCTGAAGAGGCGCGCCCGACAAAGAAGAGCGGTCCCACCACGGGCCCATACGACGTCGCCGATCGGCCGAAGACGGACGATTACGTTGATCTCGGCTCACTTCTGGTGAAGCCAGTTGAAGGCGTGAACTTGCGATTGGAACTGGAAGAAGCGACTCAGCGCGTCATCGCGGTGGGCCTGCAGGACGAGCAGTCCAGCGTGCAGCTTCAGGCGTTCTCTGCCTCGAAATCCGACGGCTTGTGGGACGGCATCAGCGCGCAGATCGAAGAGAGCGTGACCCAACAGGGTGGCATCGTTGATCGTGTTGATGGACGCTTCGGCGAAGAAGTGCTTGCTCGTGTTCCGGCTACCGGAGCAGACGGCACGAAGGGCCACATGGTGGCTCGCTTCATCGGTATCGACGGACCGCGCTGGTTCCTCCGTGGCGTCATCGGCGGAGAAGCCGCGCTCAACAAGCAGCTCGCCCAGAAGATCGAGGACTGCATTTCCGAGATCATCGTGGTTCGCGGTAGCAACCCGATGCCTCCCGCTGAGTTGTTGCCACTGAACATGCCTGCTGAGGTTGTGGAGGCCGCTGCCGAGCAGTCGAATGCTTCTGAGCTTCGCAGCGCTCCAGAACGCGGTCCTGAAATCACCGAGATTCGTTAG